The genomic interval CATCGCGCTCCGGTCGGTGACGTCGTGGCCCAGCACGGTGGCGCTGCCGCCGGTCGGCGACTGAAACCCCATCAGCGTCCGGATGGTGGTCGACTTGCCCGCCCCGTTCGGCCCGAGGAACCCGAACACCTCGCCCTCGCGCACGTCGAGCGTGAGATCCTCGATACCACGGGTCTCGCCGTAGTATTTCGTCAGCTCGTTCGTCTGGATTGCGGCCATGTCACGCACACACTCGCCGATACGATCCAGAAACATATGAATGTGACGACCGTTCTATTTTCAAATTTTTGCGGCGGTATGCAGGGGAACTGAGGGTTCGGAACGCCTCGGGGACGACGACCCAGCGGCCACGCGACCGCGCTTCGAACCAGGTGAACGAGCGGTGACCCGGAGCCGTCACTCGGGGCGAACCGTCGCCGAAATGGTTAACAATCGTCGGTGATCTACCTTCGAACAGGTGTCGGTTGTGTACACACCACATGGGTCAGGCGGGAGAGAGCGGTCGGTCGTTCCCGAAGGCGGGCGAGACGGCCCGAAGGAGGTCCGAAGACTCGAACACTACTCGTGTGCGATGGGTGGCCTCGTGGTGGCGGTCGCGCTCACGGCGGTGTGCTATCCGGTGCTCGTCGCGGTCACGGGATCGCTGGGGATGCTCGCCACGACGGCGATCGTGTCGACGGTCGTCCTCGTGTGGGGGCTCGGATGGATCGGGTTCGAACTCCTCTGGGAGTGGCGTGCCGGTCGTTGGCAGCGGGCGTAGCTGCCGGTCGTGGTGCCCGGAGCCGCGTCGGAGTCACGAACGGCGACCGGCCCGCGAACCGACGGTTTCCGTCTAGTCGTTCGCGAGAAGGTGTGAGTCGACGAACGCCAGCAGCGCCTCGCGGGTTTTCGTCGCGTCGTCGGTGGTGGAGGCGCGTCGGAGCATCGCGCCGTCGATCGCCGAGACGAGGTGATCCGCCGTCCGCTCGACGTCGACGTCCCGGAAGATGTCGTCGTCGACGCCAGCGGTCAGGACGTCGACGAGCGTGTCACGGACGAGACGGTCGGCACGGCTGAACTGTTCGCGGTACGCCTCGTCCGAGAGCGCGCGCGAGCGGAGTTCGAACAGCGCGACCTGGAACTCGCGCTGCTCCGTCGTGGGCGATTCCGGCACGAAGTTGTCGACGAGCGTCCGCAACTGGTCGTCGGGAGCGTCGGCCGTGTCGACCGCCTCCTCCACGGTGAACTGATCGAGGACGTACTCCAGGAACGCGACGAGGATCTCGTCTTTGGTGTCGTAGTGGTAGTAGAGCAGCGATTTGCTCTTCGCGAACTCGTCCGCGATCGCCTGGATCGTGAGATCGGCGTACCCGTGTTCGCACAGCGCCCGATAGGTGGCCTCCATGATCGCCGTCTGCGTCCCGGTTTGGTCGGCCGCGTCGGTGGTCATGTAGACTAACTATTCAGTCAAAAACAAAAAGCGTACCGTTTTCGCGAACGGCATCCGGTAGCGACCGACGACGCGACAGCGACAGCAGACCGTCGGCGAGGAGTCGTAGGGTCGGACGGACTCGGTACGATCGAACATCCCGCTCCGACGATCAGATTCCGGTTTCGCCAGCGAGCGGCGTCGCACACCACTGGCAGAAGTCGAGCTCGTCGTCCGCCGGTCGGCCGCACGAGGGGCACACCGTCGGGCCGTCCCCATCGTGGGTGTGGACGCGATGAAGGGAGTTGTCGACGACGGCGAGCTGGTAGGCGTCGAGCGCGCTGAGCACGCTCACGACGAGCAGCGGGAGGAGGTCGAGCCACGCGACCGCACCACCGGCGACGAACGCTTCGAGCGCCGACGCCGGTACGAGCAGGTAGCTGGTGACGAACGCGACCGCGAGCCAGCCGAACGCCCGACGCCACCGCCGGAGATACACGTGTCCGGCTCCCGTCGCGAGGACGGTGAGCAACACGGCGAGCCACGGCCGCTTCTTCGAGAGCGATCTGCCCATATCTGACTGTACGGTTAGTCAGTATTCAGTCTTTCGTCTCGCCTCGTCCAGCCACGAGGGGAGCGATCCTGACGCGACAGACTTACATAGACTGACCGTTCAGTTAGGACAGGAGCAATCGGTCGAATGGACGCCATCCACGTAGACGGGCTGACCAAGGAGTTCGGCACGGTCACGGCGGTGGACGACCTGTCGTTCGCGGTCGAGCAGGGCGAGGTGTTCGGCCTCCTCGGCCCCAACGGGGCGGGGAAGTCGACCCTCATCAACATGCTGGTGACGCTGCTCGGATCGACGAGCGGGACTGCACGGGTCAACGGCCACGATATCCACGACGAAACCGGCGACGTGCGCGACAGTCTCGGCATCGTCTTCCAGGAACCCGCGATCGACGAGGAGCTGACGGGCACGGAGAATCTCGCCTTTCACGGCCGGATGTACGGCAAGCGAAAGGCGGAACGCGAGGAGCGCATCCCGGAAGTGCTCGAACTCGTCGACCTCGCCGACGAGGCGGACGACACGGTCGAGAGCTACTCCGGGGGGATGCAGCGCCGACTGGAGATCGGCCGCGGGCTGATGCACGAACCCGAGGTGCTCTTCCTCGACGAGCCCACCACGGGGCTGGACGCCCGAACCCGTCGAGACACCTGGGAGTACATCCAGCGACTCAACCGCGAGTCGGGCGTCACCATCGTCATCACGACCCACTATATGGACGAGGCGGACTTCCTCTGTGAGCGAGTGGCGATCATGGACCAGGGCGAGATCGTCGCGATCGATTCGCCCGAGGGGCTCAAGGACTCGCTGGGCGGCGACGTCGTCACGCTCGGGCTCGATGGCCAGGCGAACGAGTTCGTCGACCGTCTCGGCGACCGGCCGTGGGTGCGCGAGCGCGATCGAACCGACGAGGGGATCGCCGTCACGCTCGAACGGGGTGCGACGAGAATCGTCGACCTCGTCCGGCTCGCCGACGAGACGGAGGCGACGATCACGGCCGTGGATCTCGAGAAGCCGAGCCTCGAGAACGTCTTCCTCTCGCTCACCGGCAGCACGCTGACCGAGCGTGAGGCCGACGAACCGTCGACGGAGCCGGCCTCGCGCGACCGGTCGTCGCAGGCCGCGAGGGCGAGACGATGAGCCTCGTCGATCCCCTCGGCATCTACGGGCTCTGGCTCCGCGACGTGAAGCGGTTCCTGCGGACGCCCTCGCAGATCGTCGGCTCGCTCGTGTTTCCCCTACTCTTTCTCGTGTTGCTGGGCTTCGGTCTCGACGGCGGGGCGATCCCCGGACTCCCGGAGGGCGTCGCGTATCTCCAGTATCTCGTTCCCGGGATCGTCGGGTTCACGATGCTGCTGGGGGCCTCGATCGCGGGGATCTCGATCCTCTCGGACCAGGACGTCGGCTTCCTGAAGGAGATCCTCGTCGCACCGGTGAGTCGGACCTCCATAGTTCTCGGTCGGATCGCCGGCGGGTCGACGACGGCGATCGTCCAGGCGGTGCTCATCCTCGCGATCTCGATCCCGCTCGGGTTCGAGCTCGCGGGCTGGCTCTCGCTGCCGCTCGCAGCGGTCTTCCTCGTGTTGATCGCGACGACGTTCGTCGGCTTCGGCATCGCGCTGGCGTCGCAGTTCTCCGACAGCGAGGGATTCAGCCTGATCGTCCAGTTCGTCATCTTCCCGCTGTTCATCCTCTCGGGCGCGATCGTTCCCATCGAGGGTCTGCCCGAGCTGGTCCAGCCGCTCGCGTACATCAATCCGCTGACCTACGGCGTCGACGGCCTCCGGGCGGCGCTGGTCGGCACGTCGACGTATCCGCTCCTCGTGAACTTCGGCGCGCTCGTGGTCTCGTCGGTCGTCATGGTCTCCCTCGGTGCGTACCTGTTCGAGCGGGTCGAAGCGGTGTAGCTCGCACGACGACCACTGTCGTCGATCCGGCCCCGGACCGATCCCGACGTCTTCGACACGACAATCTTTATGTATCGATCCGGGGAATTCGCCACGAGCGGTCGCGAGCCACCTCGACGGTCGTCG from Halococcus agarilyticus carries:
- a CDS encoding ATP-binding cassette domain-containing protein — its product is MDAIHVDGLTKEFGTVTAVDDLSFAVEQGEVFGLLGPNGAGKSTLINMLVTLLGSTSGTARVNGHDIHDETGDVRDSLGIVFQEPAIDEELTGTENLAFHGRMYGKRKAEREERIPEVLELVDLADEADDTVESYSGGMQRRLEIGRGLMHEPEVLFLDEPTTGLDARTRRDTWEYIQRLNRESGVTIVITTHYMDEADFLCERVAIMDQGEIVAIDSPEGLKDSLGGDVVTLGLDGQANEFVDRLGDRPWVRERDRTDEGIAVTLERGATRIVDLVRLADETEATITAVDLEKPSLENVFLSLTGSTLTEREADEPSTEPASRDRSSQAARARR
- a CDS encoding zinc ribbon domain-containing protein, encoding MGRSLSKKRPWLAVLLTVLATGAGHVYLRRWRRAFGWLAVAFVTSYLLVPASALEAFVAGGAVAWLDLLPLLVVSVLSALDAYQLAVVDNSLHRVHTHDGDGPTVCPSCGRPADDELDFCQWCATPLAGETGI
- a CDS encoding TetR/AcrR family transcriptional regulator produces the protein MTTDAADQTGTQTAIMEATYRALCEHGYADLTIQAIADEFAKSKSLLYYHYDTKDEILVAFLEYVLDQFTVEEAVDTADAPDDQLRTLVDNFVPESPTTEQREFQVALFELRSRALSDEAYREQFSRADRLVRDTLVDVLTAGVDDDIFRDVDVERTADHLVSAIDGAMLRRASTTDDATKTREALLAFVDSHLLAND
- a CDS encoding ABC transporter permease, with product MSLVDPLGIYGLWLRDVKRFLRTPSQIVGSLVFPLLFLVLLGFGLDGGAIPGLPEGVAYLQYLVPGIVGFTMLLGASIAGISILSDQDVGFLKEILVAPVSRTSIVLGRIAGGSTTAIVQAVLILAISIPLGFELAGWLSLPLAAVFLVLIATTFVGFGIALASQFSDSEGFSLIVQFVIFPLFILSGAIVPIEGLPELVQPLAYINPLTYGVDGLRAALVGTSTYPLLVNFGALVVSSVVMVSLGAYLFERVEAV